A DNA window from Mycobacteriales bacterium contains the following coding sequences:
- a CDS encoding RidA family protein, with amino-acid sequence MDLIRSDELAGTVPYAYAAIARGLVFAAGACPLDGSGQVVGPGDVPAQAEQVMANLVAALRAAGAELTDVTKTTVYVASTERADLGAAWEVVRRWFGDHDAPSTLLGVTVLGYPGQLVEVEAIAAI; translated from the coding sequence GTGGACCTGATCCGCAGTGACGAGCTGGCCGGCACGGTGCCCTACGCGTACGCGGCGATCGCGCGCGGGCTCGTCTTCGCCGCCGGTGCCTGCCCGCTCGACGGGTCCGGACAGGTGGTCGGGCCGGGCGACGTGCCGGCCCAGGCCGAGCAGGTCATGGCCAACCTCGTCGCCGCCCTCCGCGCGGCCGGGGCCGAGCTGACCGACGTCACCAAGACCACCGTGTACGTCGCCAGCACCGAGCGGGCCGACCTCGGCGCGGCCTGGGAGGTCGTCCGGCGCTGGTTCGGCGACCACGACGCACCGTCCACTCTGCTCGGCGTGACCGTGCTCGGCTATCCCGGGCAGCTCGTCGAGGTCGAGGCGATCGCCGCGATCTGA
- a CDS encoding alpha/beta fold hydrolase, whose product MDFLLVHGSTQSPRGYDRLAAALAGRGHRTVALDLAGDRPEWTAAEYAGEARQSGLTEPVLVVHSAAGALAPAIAAATGARHIAWLAAVVPDPGRSVLDEAGADPGMFGTEWRTWTAGLEEEPAETAYFLFHDCDLETLRWALSTTRLWNPRTVFAATAPTTGLPPSTYVLPVEDRTLTPEWMRRVATERLDTDAIEVPGGHCPHVSRPEEVAALLDR is encoded by the coding sequence ATGGATTTCCTGCTCGTGCACGGCAGCACCCAGTCCCCGCGCGGGTACGACCGGCTGGCGGCGGCGCTCGCCGGCCGCGGTCACCGTACGGTCGCGCTCGACCTGGCGGGCGACCGTCCGGAGTGGACGGCCGCGGAGTACGCCGGGGAGGCCCGGCAGAGCGGGCTGACCGAGCCGGTGCTGGTCGTGCACTCCGCCGCCGGAGCGCTGGCGCCGGCGATCGCCGCCGCCACCGGAGCGCGGCACATCGCCTGGCTGGCCGCGGTCGTCCCCGATCCGGGACGCAGCGTGCTGGACGAGGCCGGCGCCGACCCGGGCATGTTCGGCACCGAGTGGCGGACCTGGACCGCCGGCCTGGAGGAGGAACCGGCCGAGACGGCGTACTTCCTCTTCCATGACTGCGATCTGGAGACGCTGCGCTGGGCACTGTCCACAACGCGACTCTGGAATCCGCGGACGGTGTTCGCGGCGACCGCGCCGACCACCGGTCTGCCGCCGAGCACGTACGTGCTGCCGGTCGAGGACCGGACGCTGACGCCGGAGTGGATGCGGCGGGTGGCCACGGAACGGCTCGACACGGACGCGATCGAGGTCCCCGGCGGGCACTGCCCGCACGTGTCCCGGCCGGAGGAGGTCGCGGCGCTGCTGGACCGCTGA
- a CDS encoding class I SAM-dependent methyltransferase, whose amino-acid sequence MTDWRLDETAHAGPEHLDPDFVAGYDRKQGHPSPQPDLDALRELGALGPTVVDLATGTGRFATAAAQFADRVVAVDVSPAMLAHLRPIAPPNVELVQSGFLSYEHTGAPADAVHTRNALHQLPDFWKGVALSRIAGTLRPGGILRLHDLVYDIDPSEAAGVFQDWFDGAATDPAEGYTAEDYAVHIRTEHSTYRWLLEPLLDRAGFDILDVAYDGRLYGAYTCRRRP is encoded by the coding sequence GTGACCGACTGGCGGCTGGACGAGACGGCGCACGCGGGACCCGAGCACCTCGACCCGGACTTCGTCGCCGGGTACGACCGGAAGCAGGGCCACCCGTCCCCGCAACCGGACCTGGACGCGCTGCGCGAGCTCGGCGCGCTCGGCCCGACCGTGGTCGACCTCGCCACCGGCACCGGCCGGTTCGCCACGGCGGCCGCACAGTTCGCGGACCGGGTCGTCGCGGTCGACGTGTCCCCGGCGATGCTGGCCCACCTGCGGCCGATCGCCCCGCCGAACGTCGAGCTCGTGCAGTCCGGCTTCCTCAGCTACGAGCACACCGGCGCGCCCGCGGACGCGGTCCACACCCGCAACGCGCTGCACCAGCTGCCCGACTTCTGGAAGGGCGTCGCGCTGTCGCGAATCGCCGGAACCCTCCGCCCGGGCGGGATCCTGCGGCTGCACGACCTGGTCTACGACATCGACCCGTCCGAGGCGGCCGGCGTCTTCCAGGACTGGTTCGACGGTGCCGCGACCGATCCGGCCGAGGGCTACACCGCCGAGGACTACGCGGTCCACATCCGCACCGAGCACAGCACGTACCGGTGGTTGCTGGAGCCGCTGCTGGACCGGGCCGGCTTCGACATCCTCGACGTGGCCTACGACGGACGGCTGTACGGCGCCTACACCTGCCGCCGCCGTCCTTAG
- the cutA gene encoding divalent-cation tolerance protein CutA: MSEPCCEVVITAADADWLAGFTGRLVADRLAACGHIVPAIRSIYRWDGAVQDDPEARVMLHTRLSLVPEIVARADADHPYDVPCVLALPVNAGNPAYLDWVVAETREPSATGGDTVRA, from the coding sequence GTGAGCGAACCGTGCTGCGAAGTCGTGATCACGGCCGCGGACGCCGACTGGCTGGCCGGCTTCACCGGGCGGCTCGTCGCCGACCGCCTGGCCGCGTGCGGGCACATCGTCCCGGCGATCCGGTCGATCTACCGCTGGGACGGCGCCGTCCAGGACGACCCGGAGGCGCGGGTCATGCTGCACACCCGGCTCTCGCTGGTGCCGGAGATCGTCGCCCGCGCCGACGCCGACCACCCGTACGACGTGCCCTGCGTGCTCGCCCTGCCCGTCAACGCCGGGAATCCGGCCTACCTGGACTGGGTGGTGGCCGAAACCCGGGAGCCGTCCGCGACCGGCGGCGATACCGTCCGGGCGTGA
- a CDS encoding threo-3-hydroxy-L-aspartate ammonia-lyase has protein sequence MVSIEDVRTAAGRLTGVAHRTPVLTSRTLDERTGATVLAKAECFQRVGTFKFRGAYNAIAALDPETRARGVLTYSSGNHAQAIALAAKLHGIPATIVMPHDAPTSKAAATAGYGAELVRYDRYTQHREDLGSDLAAERGRTLIPPYDHADVIAGQGTVALELIEDDGPLDVLVVCVGGGGLIAGCATATAALGNTRVIGVEPEAGDDVRQSLRAGHRVTIPVPRTIADGQQTTSPGELTFPIIQRLVEDVVTVTDEEIVATMVLVFERMKVVLEPSGATALAAVLSGHIPDIAGKRVGVTLSGGNVGADRFAELVSGGSAGG, from the coding sequence GTGGTGAGCATCGAGGACGTACGGACGGCGGCGGGTCGGCTGACGGGGGTCGCGCACCGCACGCCGGTGCTGACCTCCCGGACCCTGGACGAACGGACCGGCGCGACCGTGCTGGCCAAGGCCGAGTGCTTCCAGCGGGTGGGCACGTTCAAGTTCCGCGGCGCGTACAACGCGATCGCGGCGCTGGATCCGGAGACCCGGGCCCGCGGCGTGCTGACGTACTCCTCGGGCAACCACGCGCAGGCCATCGCGCTGGCGGCGAAGCTGCACGGGATCCCGGCGACGATCGTGATGCCGCACGACGCGCCCACGAGCAAGGCCGCGGCGACGGCCGGGTACGGCGCCGAACTGGTCCGGTACGACCGCTACACCCAGCACCGCGAGGACCTCGGCTCCGACCTGGCTGCCGAGCGCGGCCGCACGCTGATCCCGCCGTACGACCATGCCGACGTGATCGCGGGCCAGGGCACGGTGGCGCTGGAGCTGATCGAGGACGACGGGCCGCTCGATGTGCTGGTCGTCTGTGTGGGCGGCGGCGGGCTGATCGCCGGCTGCGCCACCGCAACCGCAGCGCTGGGGAACACCCGCGTCATCGGGGTCGAGCCCGAGGCCGGCGACGACGTCCGGCAGTCGCTGCGGGCCGGCCACCGGGTCACGATCCCGGTGCCGCGCACGATCGCCGACGGGCAGCAGACGACCTCCCCCGGCGAGCTGACCTTCCCGATCATCCAGCGGCTGGTCGAGGACGTCGTGACCGTCACCGACGAGGAGATCGTCGCGACGATGGTGCTGGTCTTCGAGCGGATGAAGGTGGTGCTGGAGCCGAGCGGGGCGACCGCGCTCGCGGCCGTCCTCAGTGGACACATTCCTGATATCGCGGGCAAGCGGGTGGGCGTCACGCTGTCCGGCGGGAACGTCGGCGCGGACCGGTTCGCGGAGCTGGTGTCGGGCGGATCAGCCGGCGGCTGA
- a CDS encoding VOC family protein, whose translation MTSRFAQWTLDVRDVGRMAEFWSAVLGYEIDTDPDGTTHLRPPGGGEPTVWLQPSGGPKRGKNPAHPDLRTDDVAAEVERVLALGATRADVGQRDDDPFVVLADPEGNEFCILR comes from the coding sequence GTGACGAGCAGGTTCGCACAGTGGACGCTCGACGTGCGGGACGTCGGGCGGATGGCGGAGTTCTGGTCGGCGGTGCTCGGGTACGAGATCGACACCGATCCGGACGGCACCACACACCTGCGCCCGCCGGGTGGGGGCGAGCCGACCGTCTGGTTGCAGCCGAGCGGCGGGCCGAAGCGGGGCAAGAACCCCGCGCACCCGGACCTGCGGACCGACGACGTGGCGGCGGAGGTCGAGCGGGTGCTCGCGCTCGGGGCGACGCGGGCCGACGTGGGCCAGCGGGACGACGACCCGTTCGTGGTGCTCGCCGACCCCGAGGGAAATGAGTTCTGCATCCTGCGCTGA
- a CDS encoding GNAT family N-acetyltransferase: MPTVRIVQLDAAALRALATGEPPVTSPVPLTEHLMGPEHRSLWQRRDRQVTGNPGDAAWVTGVVWDPEREVSVGRAGFHGPPDERGMVEVGYAIDPAYRRRGYGRAVLAALLERAAREPAVTVVRASISPDNTASRALAAGFGFEPVGEQWDDEDGLETVHERPA; this comes from the coding sequence GTGCCGACCGTACGGATAGTGCAGCTGGACGCCGCCGCCCTGCGCGCGCTGGCGACCGGGGAACCGCCGGTGACCAGCCCGGTTCCGCTCACCGAGCACCTGATGGGGCCCGAGCACCGGTCGCTCTGGCAGCGGCGCGACCGGCAGGTGACCGGGAACCCGGGCGATGCCGCCTGGGTGACCGGCGTCGTCTGGGATCCCGAGCGCGAGGTCTCGGTGGGCCGGGCCGGGTTCCACGGCCCGCCGGACGAGCGCGGGATGGTCGAGGTCGGGTACGCGATCGACCCCGCGTACCGGCGCCGCGGCTACGGCCGGGCCGTGCTCGCCGCCCTGCTGGAGCGGGCCGCCCGGGAGCCGGCCGTGACCGTGGTCCGGGCCTCGATCAGTCCGGACAACACCGCGTCCCGGGCGCTCGCGGCCGGATTCGGCTTCGAGCCGGTGGGGGAGCAGTGGGACGACGAGGACGGCCTGGAGACCGTCCACGAACGACCCGCCTGA
- a CDS encoding inositol monophosphatase family protein, protein MAERAVGDAAELLRTRPPERLRLKGDRDPASDVDLAIERSVRAYLRERTPDIGFLGEEEGGGVPAAGPCWVLDPIDGTVNFLHSYPLCAIALVLIDGGASQAAVIDLPLLGLRYTAVADGGAYAGARRLRGSTTGSLREALVSIDQYTFGPDAERVNGRRHELVAALAERVQRVRMIGASTIDLAWTAEGRLDACVMLGNKPWDTAAGVLVAREAGVRVLDLDGADHSLVSSGVVAVTAGLETELMAVVSGR, encoded by the coding sequence GTGGCCGAGCGGGCGGTCGGGGATGCGGCCGAACTCCTGCGGACGCGACCGCCGGAACGGCTGCGGTTGAAGGGGGATCGCGATCCGGCGTCCGATGTGGACCTCGCGATCGAACGGTCGGTGCGGGCGTACCTGCGGGAACGGACGCCGGACATCGGCTTCCTCGGCGAGGAGGAGGGTGGCGGCGTCCCGGCGGCCGGACCGTGCTGGGTGCTCGACCCGATCGACGGCACGGTGAACTTCCTGCACAGCTACCCGCTCTGCGCGATTGCGCTCGTGCTGATCGACGGCGGCGCGAGCCAGGCCGCCGTGATCGACCTGCCGCTGCTGGGTCTGCGCTACACCGCGGTCGCCGACGGCGGCGCGTACGCGGGGGCCCGGCGGCTGCGTGGCAGCACGACCGGCTCGCTGCGGGAGGCACTCGTCTCGATCGACCAGTACACGTTCGGGCCGGACGCCGAGCGGGTCAACGGCCGTCGGCACGAGCTGGTCGCGGCGCTAGCGGAGCGCGTCCAGCGGGTCCGGATGATCGGCGCGTCCACGATCGACCTGGCCTGGACGGCCGAGGGTCGCCTCGACGCCTGCGTCATGCTCGGCAACAAGCCCTGGGACACCGCGGCCGGTGTGCTGGTCGCCCGGGAGGCCGGTGTCCGCGTCCTCGACCTGGACGGCGCCGACCACTCGCTCGTATCCAGCGGGGTGGTCGCGGTGACGGCCGGGCTGGAAACTGAGCTGATGGCGGTCGTCAGTGGACGGTGA
- a CDS encoding helix-turn-helix transcriptional regulator has translation MATLSRARRQQLARQAQDVRLRSLRDGLTPAATVELIRTEVPGMFALEGWRYAHGWSRAEVCARLDALYESDGLAPPRISDAELCRWEHEQRRPSDERIEYLCRLYRTRPDRLGFGTDHSSVDIGHLARAGISDLWPRTGPEVLDDLVSRVRNAEREITVFGLTRNFYARDEILPLFQTKAGELPVTFYVMDPRCASRRDRYRLEPIEAAMEDPGRYTREILRPLFDASRRVEPVVPGAGLRIYTYNFPCSFAMEKVDGSCRVALYGHGRRGTEGPTFVFDEGTPYWDYFDGQIAWLARLAADPREPWTSKGLVVKPLTEDDLDLSRLAS, from the coding sequence GTGGCGACGCTCAGCCGTGCGCGGCGGCAACAACTGGCGCGCCAGGCCCAGGACGTCCGCCTCCGCAGCCTGCGCGACGGGCTCACACCGGCCGCGACGGTCGAGCTGATCCGGACCGAGGTGCCCGGGATGTTCGCGCTCGAGGGCTGGCGGTACGCCCACGGCTGGAGCCGGGCCGAGGTCTGCGCGCGGCTCGACGCCCTGTACGAGTCGGACGGGCTGGCGCCGCCGCGGATCAGCGACGCCGAGCTCTGCCGCTGGGAACACGAACAGCGTCGGCCCAGCGACGAGCGGATCGAGTACCTCTGCCGCCTCTACCGGACCCGGCCCGACCGGCTCGGGTTCGGCACCGACCACAGCTCCGTCGACATCGGACACCTGGCCCGCGCGGGCATCTCGGACCTCTGGCCCCGTACTGGTCCGGAGGTCCTCGACGACCTCGTCAGTCGCGTCCGGAACGCCGAGCGCGAGATCACGGTCTTCGGCCTGACCCGGAACTTCTACGCGCGGGACGAGATCCTGCCGCTGTTCCAGACGAAGGCCGGCGAGCTGCCGGTGACGTTCTACGTCATGGATCCGCGCTGCGCGTCGCGGCGGGATCGGTACCGGCTGGAGCCGATCGAGGCAGCGATGGAGGATCCGGGTCGCTACACCCGCGAGATCCTGCGCCCGCTGTTCGACGCCTCGCGCCGGGTGGAGCCGGTCGTTCCGGGGGCCGGCCTGCGGATCTACACGTACAACTTCCCGTGCTCGTTCGCGATGGAGAAGGTCGACGGGTCCTGCCGCGTCGCGCTGTACGGACATGGAAGGCGTGGCACCGAGGGGCCGACGTTCGTCTTCGACGAGGGCACGCCGTACTGGGACTACTTCGACGGTCAGATCGCCTGGCTGGCCCGGCTGGCGGCGGATCCGCGGGAACCGTGGACCAGCAAGGGACTGGTGGTCAAGCCGCTGACCGAGGACGACCTCGATCTGTCGCGGCTCGCGTCGTGA
- a CDS encoding protein kinase yields MSAATVGAGSVLSGRYRLIELLAHGGMGSVWRAVDLLLDRPVAIKEVRLPAGLDDEARETLRRRTVREAQAAARLRNTAIVTIYDVVEQDDRPWIVMELVPAPNLDEIVRTRGPLPPARVAAIALRVLDAMVAAQAAGVQHRDIKPANILVTDEGRVVLTDFGIARHVDDATLTQTGMLIGSPNYLAPERARGRTPTGLEPDLWSLGATMYDAVEGRPPFARNGPLPTLAAIVMDEPEPAVHAGPLQPVIDGLLVKDPLHRLDADRTRALLERIVRGLPAPRASVGEAVPTPASVGEAAASVGEAVPTRAEPVASRDAGLEPDVRPEARSDAPPEVPPQPERRSPGRRRVLIAGLVVFVLAVAAGVLLPRALSGRSAQVAAPASSRPASPSPEPASASATATATSAPATTAAPSTAPATTAPGSTAPGSTGAAVAAPAGFTRYTDPRDRFSVVVPAGWRPVRRDTRVDFDDPASGRFLRVDTSDTPLADPYQNWIDYERTFRQGKGDYRLLGIRRVPDYRPGAGWSTADWEFTLGGTHVLDRNIRVSDARAHALYWSTPSSEWGTAESSRIFALAAASFVPAPAG; encoded by the coding sequence ATGAGCGCAGCGACTGTCGGGGCCGGATCGGTGCTGTCCGGGCGGTATCGCCTGATCGAGCTGCTCGCCCACGGCGGCATGGGCTCGGTCTGGCGGGCCGTCGACCTGCTGCTCGACCGGCCGGTCGCGATCAAGGAGGTCCGGCTGCCGGCCGGGCTGGACGACGAGGCCCGCGAGACGCTGCGCCGCCGCACGGTCCGCGAGGCCCAGGCGGCGGCCCGGCTGCGGAACACCGCGATCGTCACGATCTACGACGTGGTCGAGCAGGACGACCGGCCCTGGATCGTGATGGAGCTCGTCCCGGCCCCGAACCTGGACGAGATCGTCCGGACGCGCGGGCCGCTGCCGCCGGCCCGGGTCGCCGCGATCGCGCTGCGGGTGCTGGACGCGATGGTCGCCGCGCAGGCGGCGGGCGTGCAGCACCGCGACATCAAGCCGGCGAACATCCTCGTCACCGACGAGGGCCGGGTCGTGCTCACCGACTTCGGCATCGCCCGGCACGTGGACGACGCGACGCTCACCCAGACCGGCATGCTCATCGGCTCCCCGAACTACCTCGCCCCCGAACGGGCCCGCGGTCGCACGCCGACCGGGCTGGAGCCGGACCTGTGGTCGCTGGGCGCGACGATGTACGACGCGGTCGAGGGGCGGCCGCCGTTCGCGCGCAACGGGCCGCTGCCGACGCTGGCCGCGATCGTCATGGACGAGCCGGAACCGGCCGTGCACGCGGGGCCGCTGCAGCCGGTGATCGACGGGCTGCTGGTGAAGGACCCGCTGCATCGGCTGGACGCCGATCGGACCCGGGCGTTGCTGGAGCGGATCGTGCGGGGGCTGCCGGCGCCGCGGGCGTCGGTCGGGGAGGCGGTGCCGACGCCGGCTTCGGTCGGGGAGGCGGCGGCGTCGGTCGGGGAGGCGGTGCCGACGCGGGCCGAGCCGGTCGCGTCCCGGGATGCCGGTCTGGAGCCGGACGTACGGCCGGAGGCGCGTTCGGACGCGCCTCCGGAGGTGCCTCCGCAACCGGAGCGGCGCTCGCCGGGCCGGCGGCGGGTGCTGATCGCCGGGCTGGTCGTGTTCGTGCTGGCCGTGGCCGCCGGAGTGCTGCTGCCGCGGGCTCTCTCCGGGCGGTCCGCCCAGGTCGCTGCGCCTGCGAGCTCGAGGCCGGCGTCACCGAGCCCGGAGCCGGCGTCGGCGTCGGCGACGGCGACGGCGACGTCCGCTCCCGCCACGACCGCGGCGCCGTCGACCGCCCCGGCGACGACCGCCCCGGGGAGCACCGCCCCGGGGAGCACCGGCGCCGCCGTCGCCGCTCCCGCCGGGTTCACCCGCTACACGGACCCGCGCGACCGCTTCTCCGTCGTCGTCCCCGCCGGCTGGCGCCCGGTCCGCCGCGACACCCGGGTCGACTTCGACGACCCCGCCTCCGGCCGCTTCCTGCGCGTCGACACCTCGGACACGCCGCTGGCGGATCCGTACCAGAACTGGATCGACTACGAGCGGACGTTCCGGCAGGGCAAGGGCGACTACCGGCTGCTCGGGATCCGGCGGGTGCCGGACTACCGGCCGGGCGCGGGCTGGAGCACGGCCGACTGGGAGTTCACCCTCGGCGGCACGCACGTGCTGGACCGCAACATCCGGGTCAGCGACGCCCGCGCGCACGCGCTCTACTGGTCGACGCCGTCGAGCGAGTGGGGTACGGCCGAGAGCAGCCGGATCTTCGCGCTCGCGGCGGCGAGCTTCGTCCCCGCGCCGGCCGGCTGA
- a CDS encoding helix-turn-helix transcriptional regulator, with the protein MSEAALRNEVGRRAYVRRVWLGLSQQELADKAHVSRNFVSAIERGAQGLDVWRLWRLAEALGGTVDWLVGGPDEVLTSSAPGVG; encoded by the coding sequence GTGAGCGAGGCGGCGTTGCGCAACGAGGTCGGACGGCGCGCTTACGTGCGGCGGGTCTGGCTGGGCCTCAGCCAGCAGGAACTCGCCGACAAGGCGCACGTGTCGCGCAACTTCGTGTCGGCGATCGAGCGCGGCGCGCAGGGCCTGGACGTCTGGCGGCTCTGGCGGCTCGCGGAGGCGCTCGGCGGGACGGTGGACTGGCTGGTTGGCGGGCCTGACGAGGTCTTGACCTCGTCGGCGCCCGGTGTGGGGTGA